One genomic window of Sardina pilchardus chromosome 15, fSarPil1.1, whole genome shotgun sequence includes the following:
- the depdc1a gene encoding DEP domain-containing protein 1A isoform X1, with product MDDDMNNHIITPGPYRATKLWNEVTKLFRAGMPLRKHRLHFRVYGSCFTAGAAVDWLHALLRNNNNFGPEVTRQQTVQLLKKFLKNHVIEDVKARWGTEDFEDNAQLYRFPSTSPLKPIPNYPPTLRKKSGSLKEKEGFFKFRHSKKFDKETLENIDPENLEPSSGSVPQETVHRREMTAEDTQEVWRNITLTHLQKILGLASLEGVLDPSQVNSEHIVYNMTHVNKHGVVNLEDKTDDLPHWVLSAMKCLANWPKYDSSQPSYPGFERDVFKTVSDYFCSLPEPLLTFQYYDLFVNVLVLCGYFSGPKAHRGKRKNPEAPRCPQPSKAPHLTGVNFFKSTECLLLSLIRRDAQEEEEEEAYDESPMREVFSSKVELRTAPRRGACAGKVLAARRASAADLLGGSCLDLPGRGPAAAALGPGAAKRRPQSFSLDTSAGGGVAAVNNDDAHGQRRSQRVVFRSEENLLSTTSRFSRFDHSSTTPPDLLRVDHKVSASMTSLSCSNRSPAITVTDTDTDSELSSLQSARSSGSSRCSSVSDHPSVSAAPLSRRARPRSVGNLLDIVEHSEMSASCYSINAPVAEITMRPDFTSTVDLREPRPALRPALRGSSVDVRPAYCLNRRCRSSVDLFRSTAGAASATTTAAAATAAAAVSASGAASVSSVSTHPRRLSPDQTLLQPQLERVAIEALQLCTLLLPPSSRRKLQLLMRMVSRMSQNVDMPRMHHAIGTRTLMVHTFSQCVLSCQEAEDLDELLASRLLSFLIDHHQQILQVPLYLHNAAQDHIAYLKKVQIMCPGTGPPMPAFSFCRLISTQEFEEQKLSVSQAAIADLLESLLKDKAMSVKEKKKKLKLFQKEYPDIYARRFPTTESEAQLFADKPKIKPPMLVSIKKTKTFSIR from the exons ATGGATGACGATATGAATAACCACATCATAACACCTGGTCCATATAGAGCCACTAAATTG TGGAATGAAGTGACCAAGCTCTTCCGTGCGGGTATGCCTCTACGGAAGCATCGACTGCACTTCAGGGTTTACGGGAGCTGTTTCACCGCGGGTGCAGCGGTGGACTGGTTGCATGCACTCCTGagaaataataacaattttGGACCCGAGGTCACCAGGCAACAAACAGTGCAGTTACTGAAAAAGTTTCTCAAGAACCACGTCATCGAGGATGTAAAAGCCAGATGGGGCACTGAGGATTTTGAAGACAATGCTCAACTGTACAG ATTTCCTTCAACGTCTCCTTTGAAGCCAATCCCAAATTACCCACCAACCTTGAGAAAGAAGTCTGGGTCactgaaagaaaaagaaggctTTTTCAAATTCAGGCATTCAAAAAAATTTGACAAGGAAACTCTG GAGAATATTGATCCAGAAAACCTGGAGCCATCCTCAGGATCGGTGCCTCAGGAGACTGTTCATCGCAGAGAGATGACCGCCGAGGACACTCAGGAAGTTTGGAGAAACATAACTTTAACACA TTTGCAGAAGATTTTGGGACTGGCCTCACTTGAAGGTGTCTTGGATCCGAGCCAAGTCAACTCGGAGCATATTGTTTACAACATGACCCATGTGAACAAGCACGGAGTGGTTAATCTGGAAGATAAAACAG ATGACCTCCCACACTGGGTTCTGTCAGCCATGAAGTGCTTGGCAAACT GGCCCAAGTATGATTCCAGCCAGCCATCTTACCCAGGTTTTGAGAGGGATGTGTTTAAAACCGTCTCTGACTACTTCTGCAGTCTGCCAGAACCTCTCCTCACATTTCAGTACTATGACTTGTTTGTCAATGTCTTGG TTTTGTGCGGCTACTTTTCTGGTCCCAAAGCGCACAGAGGCAAGCGTAAAAACCCAGAGGCGCCTCGCTGCCCCCAGCCTTCCAAAGCGCCCCACCTGACCGGCGTCAACTTCTTCAAGTCCACCGAGTGCCTGCTGCTCAGCCTCATCCGCAGGGACgcccaagaggaggaggaggaggaggcgtacGACGAGTCTCCCATGAGGGAGGTGTTCAGCTCTAAAGTGGAGCTCCGGACGGCTCCGCGGAGGGGCGCGTGTGCGGGGAAGGTTCTGGCGGCTCGCCGGGCCAGTGCCGCGGACCTGCTCGGCGGGAGCTGCTTGGACCTTCCGGGCCGTGGTCCTGCTGCCGCCGCTCTGGGCCCCGGCGCCGCCAAACGCAGGCCTCAGAGCTTCTCTCTGGACACGAGCGCCGGAGGAGGGGTGGCAGCCGTGAACAACGACGACGCACACGGGCAGAGGCGCTCGCAGCGCGTCGTCTTCAGGTCGGAGGAGAACCTGCTGTCCACTACCAGCAGGTTTAGCCGTTTCGACCACAGCAGTACTACTCCACCAGACCTCCTCAGGGTTGACCACAAGGTGTCCGCCTCCATGACCAGCCTCTCCTGCAGCAACAGGAGCCCTGCGATCACCgtcacggacacggacacggactcCGAGCTGTCCAGCCTCCAGAGCGCccgcagcagcggcagcagcaggtgcTCGTCCGTCAGCGACCACCCCTCGGTCAGCGCGGCTCCGCTCTCTCGGCGGGCGCGGCCCCGGAGCGTGGGAAACCTGCTGGACATCGTGGAGCACAGCGAGATGTCGGCCAGCTGCTACAGCATCAACGCGCCGGTGGCGGAGATCACCATGAGGCCGGACTTCACCTCCACCGTGGACCTGCGGGAGCCCCGGCCCGCCCTCAGGCCGGCGCTCAGGGGCAGCAGCGTGGACGTCCGGCCCGCCTACTGTCTGAACCGGCGCTGCCGGAGCTCGGTGGACCTGTTCCGGTCCACTGCCGGAGCTGCGAGCGCTACTActactgccgccgccgccaccgccgctgctgctgtgtcCGCCTCTGGTGCTGCTAGCGTGTCCTCTGTGTCCACTCACCCCCGCCGCCTGAGTCCTGACCAAA ccctgctgcagccgCAGCTGGAGCGTGTGGCGATCGAGGCCCTGCAGCTGTGTACGCTGCTGCTGCCCCCCTCCAGCCGGCGCAAGCTGCAGCTGCTCATGCGCATGGTGTCCCGCATGAGCCAGAACGTGGACATGCCGCGCATGCACCACGCCATCGGCACCCGCACCCTG ATGGTGCACACCTTCTCCCAGTGTGTGCTGAGCTGCCAGGAGGCGGAGGATCTGGACGAGCTGCTGGCCAGCCGGCTGCTCTCCTTCCTGATCGACCACCACCAGCAGATCCTGCAGGTGCCCCTCTACCTGCACAACGCTGCCCAGGACCACATCGCCTACCTCAAGAAAGTCCAG ATCATGTGTCCAGGCACGGGGCCGCCCATGCCGGCCTTCTCCTTCTGCAGGCTGATCAGCACGCAGGAGTTTGAGGAGCAGAAGCTGTCCGTGTCCCAGGCGGCCATCGCCGACCTGCTCGAGAGTCTCCTCAAGGACAAAGCCATGAGCgtcaaggagaagaagaagaagctcaAACTG TTCCAAAAGGAGTATCCAGACATCTATGCGCGCCGGTTCCCCACGACCGAAAGTGAAGCTCAGCTGTTTGCAGACAAACCAAAGATCAAGCCACCGATGCTCGTCAGCATCAAGAAGACCAAGACGTTCAGTATTCGCTAA
- the depdc1a gene encoding DEP domain-containing protein 1A isoform X2, with the protein MDDDMNNHIITPGPYRATKLWNEVTKLFRAGMPLRKHRLHFRVYGSCFTAGAAVDWLHALLRNNNNFGPEVTRQQTVQLLKKFLKNHVIEDVKARWGTEDFEDNAQLYRFPSTSPLKPIPNYPPTLRKKSGSLKEKEGFFKFRHSKKFDKETLENIDPENLEPSSGSVPQETVHRREMTAEDTQEVWRNITLTHLQKILGLASLEGVLDPSQVNSEHIVYNMTHVNKHGVVNLEDKTDDLPHWVLSAMKCLANWPKYDSSQPSYPGFERDVFKTVSDYFCSLPEPLLTFQYYDLFVNVLAHRGKRKNPEAPRCPQPSKAPHLTGVNFFKSTECLLLSLIRRDAQEEEEEEAYDESPMREVFSSKVELRTAPRRGACAGKVLAARRASAADLLGGSCLDLPGRGPAAAALGPGAAKRRPQSFSLDTSAGGGVAAVNNDDAHGQRRSQRVVFRSEENLLSTTSRFSRFDHSSTTPPDLLRVDHKVSASMTSLSCSNRSPAITVTDTDTDSELSSLQSARSSGSSRCSSVSDHPSVSAAPLSRRARPRSVGNLLDIVEHSEMSASCYSINAPVAEITMRPDFTSTVDLREPRPALRPALRGSSVDVRPAYCLNRRCRSSVDLFRSTAGAASATTTAAAATAAAAVSASGAASVSSVSTHPRRLSPDQTLLQPQLERVAIEALQLCTLLLPPSSRRKLQLLMRMVSRMSQNVDMPRMHHAIGTRTLMVHTFSQCVLSCQEAEDLDELLASRLLSFLIDHHQQILQVPLYLHNAAQDHIAYLKKVQIMCPGTGPPMPAFSFCRLISTQEFEEQKLSVSQAAIADLLESLLKDKAMSVKEKKKKLKLFQKEYPDIYARRFPTTESEAQLFADKPKIKPPMLVSIKKTKTFSIR; encoded by the exons ATGGATGACGATATGAATAACCACATCATAACACCTGGTCCATATAGAGCCACTAAATTG TGGAATGAAGTGACCAAGCTCTTCCGTGCGGGTATGCCTCTACGGAAGCATCGACTGCACTTCAGGGTTTACGGGAGCTGTTTCACCGCGGGTGCAGCGGTGGACTGGTTGCATGCACTCCTGagaaataataacaattttGGACCCGAGGTCACCAGGCAACAAACAGTGCAGTTACTGAAAAAGTTTCTCAAGAACCACGTCATCGAGGATGTAAAAGCCAGATGGGGCACTGAGGATTTTGAAGACAATGCTCAACTGTACAG ATTTCCTTCAACGTCTCCTTTGAAGCCAATCCCAAATTACCCACCAACCTTGAGAAAGAAGTCTGGGTCactgaaagaaaaagaaggctTTTTCAAATTCAGGCATTCAAAAAAATTTGACAAGGAAACTCTG GAGAATATTGATCCAGAAAACCTGGAGCCATCCTCAGGATCGGTGCCTCAGGAGACTGTTCATCGCAGAGAGATGACCGCCGAGGACACTCAGGAAGTTTGGAGAAACATAACTTTAACACA TTTGCAGAAGATTTTGGGACTGGCCTCACTTGAAGGTGTCTTGGATCCGAGCCAAGTCAACTCGGAGCATATTGTTTACAACATGACCCATGTGAACAAGCACGGAGTGGTTAATCTGGAAGATAAAACAG ATGACCTCCCACACTGGGTTCTGTCAGCCATGAAGTGCTTGGCAAACT GGCCCAAGTATGATTCCAGCCAGCCATCTTACCCAGGTTTTGAGAGGGATGTGTTTAAAACCGTCTCTGACTACTTCTGCAGTCTGCCAGAACCTCTCCTCACATTTCAGTACTATGACTTGTTTGTCAATGTCTTGG CGCACAGAGGCAAGCGTAAAAACCCAGAGGCGCCTCGCTGCCCCCAGCCTTCCAAAGCGCCCCACCTGACCGGCGTCAACTTCTTCAAGTCCACCGAGTGCCTGCTGCTCAGCCTCATCCGCAGGGACgcccaagaggaggaggaggaggaggcgtacGACGAGTCTCCCATGAGGGAGGTGTTCAGCTCTAAAGTGGAGCTCCGGACGGCTCCGCGGAGGGGCGCGTGTGCGGGGAAGGTTCTGGCGGCTCGCCGGGCCAGTGCCGCGGACCTGCTCGGCGGGAGCTGCTTGGACCTTCCGGGCCGTGGTCCTGCTGCCGCCGCTCTGGGCCCCGGCGCCGCCAAACGCAGGCCTCAGAGCTTCTCTCTGGACACGAGCGCCGGAGGAGGGGTGGCAGCCGTGAACAACGACGACGCACACGGGCAGAGGCGCTCGCAGCGCGTCGTCTTCAGGTCGGAGGAGAACCTGCTGTCCACTACCAGCAGGTTTAGCCGTTTCGACCACAGCAGTACTACTCCACCAGACCTCCTCAGGGTTGACCACAAGGTGTCCGCCTCCATGACCAGCCTCTCCTGCAGCAACAGGAGCCCTGCGATCACCgtcacggacacggacacggactcCGAGCTGTCCAGCCTCCAGAGCGCccgcagcagcggcagcagcaggtgcTCGTCCGTCAGCGACCACCCCTCGGTCAGCGCGGCTCCGCTCTCTCGGCGGGCGCGGCCCCGGAGCGTGGGAAACCTGCTGGACATCGTGGAGCACAGCGAGATGTCGGCCAGCTGCTACAGCATCAACGCGCCGGTGGCGGAGATCACCATGAGGCCGGACTTCACCTCCACCGTGGACCTGCGGGAGCCCCGGCCCGCCCTCAGGCCGGCGCTCAGGGGCAGCAGCGTGGACGTCCGGCCCGCCTACTGTCTGAACCGGCGCTGCCGGAGCTCGGTGGACCTGTTCCGGTCCACTGCCGGAGCTGCGAGCGCTACTActactgccgccgccgccaccgccgctgctgctgtgtcCGCCTCTGGTGCTGCTAGCGTGTCCTCTGTGTCCACTCACCCCCGCCGCCTGAGTCCTGACCAAA ccctgctgcagccgCAGCTGGAGCGTGTGGCGATCGAGGCCCTGCAGCTGTGTACGCTGCTGCTGCCCCCCTCCAGCCGGCGCAAGCTGCAGCTGCTCATGCGCATGGTGTCCCGCATGAGCCAGAACGTGGACATGCCGCGCATGCACCACGCCATCGGCACCCGCACCCTG ATGGTGCACACCTTCTCCCAGTGTGTGCTGAGCTGCCAGGAGGCGGAGGATCTGGACGAGCTGCTGGCCAGCCGGCTGCTCTCCTTCCTGATCGACCACCACCAGCAGATCCTGCAGGTGCCCCTCTACCTGCACAACGCTGCCCAGGACCACATCGCCTACCTCAAGAAAGTCCAG ATCATGTGTCCAGGCACGGGGCCGCCCATGCCGGCCTTCTCCTTCTGCAGGCTGATCAGCACGCAGGAGTTTGAGGAGCAGAAGCTGTCCGTGTCCCAGGCGGCCATCGCCGACCTGCTCGAGAGTCTCCTCAAGGACAAAGCCATGAGCgtcaaggagaagaagaagaagctcaAACTG TTCCAAAAGGAGTATCCAGACATCTATGCGCGCCGGTTCCCCACGACCGAAAGTGAAGCTCAGCTGTTTGCAGACAAACCAAAGATCAAGCCACCGATGCTCGTCAGCATCAAGAAGACCAAGACGTTCAGTATTCGCTAA